The following proteins are encoded in a genomic region of Lujinxingia vulgaris:
- a CDS encoding LysR family transcriptional regulator, with protein MNLTDLQTFVVVAETETMSAAADELGVPRSTVSRRVARLEEALGVTLVHRSNQGNTLSADGRHLYARSAPAIRELSQVERALADTALKPTGILRLTAPHDFGAMASFAELMTRFEANFPDIELRIELTNRVVDLVEEGFDAAIRAHGPNLPDDAGLMIRPLTRVERGLYASPAYLKQHGRPSSVDELAEHRFVAHQTMLRERNSIFDPHTPRPIMRVNDFGLVVQLLIAGAGIGEVPTFFARDHVRAGLLQRVLPEVGSATGRFSLFWPASRHLAQRIRALIDFLSAEEHVELLFAEHDDEATPR; from the coding sequence ATGAACCTCACCGATTTGCAGACCTTTGTCGTCGTCGCCGAGACCGAGACGATGAGCGCGGCCGCCGACGAGCTCGGCGTGCCCCGCTCCACCGTCAGCCGCCGCGTCGCCCGCCTGGAAGAAGCTCTGGGCGTGACGCTGGTGCATCGCTCCAACCAGGGAAACACGCTCAGCGCCGACGGCCGCCACCTCTACGCCCGCAGCGCGCCGGCGATCCGGGAGCTCTCCCAGGTGGAGCGCGCCCTGGCCGACACCGCCCTCAAACCCACGGGCATCCTGCGGCTGACCGCCCCCCACGATTTCGGCGCGATGGCGAGCTTCGCCGAGCTGATGACCCGCTTTGAGGCGAACTTCCCCGACATTGAGCTGCGCATCGAGCTGACCAACCGCGTCGTCGATCTCGTCGAAGAGGGCTTTGACGCGGCGATTCGCGCCCACGGCCCCAACCTCCCCGATGACGCCGGCCTGATGATCCGCCCGCTCACCCGCGTGGAGCGCGGACTTTACGCAAGCCCCGCCTACTTAAAGCAGCACGGGCGCCCCTCCAGCGTCGACGAGCTCGCGGAGCACCGCTTCGTCGCCCACCAGACGATGTTGCGAGAGCGCAACAGCATCTTCGATCCCCACACGCCTCGCCCCATCATGCGCGTCAACGATTTTGGCCTGGTCGTGCAACTGCTCATCGCCGGGGCGGGCATTGGCGAGGTCCCCACGTTTTTTGCGCGCGACCACGTGCGCGCCGGCCTGCTACAACGCGTGCTGCCGGAGGTGGGCAGCGCCACCGGGCGTTTTTCGCTCTTCTGGCCGGCAAGCCGTCACCTGGCCCAGCGCATCCGCGCGCTGATCGATTTTCTGAGCGCCGAGGAGCACGTCGAGCTGCTTTTTGCCGAACACGACGACGAGGCGACACCGCGCTGA